The DNA region AAAGTAATGTTAGGTTGCTTGGGGCTTTTAATAATTTTCACAGGAATGTTATATTTTTTAGGAAAAATATTACCAACATCTTTTGGATTTGTATTGTTTGCTTTATTAGGAATTCCTGTAGCAGGAGGAGCTTTTATATTTCCACCAGCAATGTTGAGTGAAATAAGTAATAAGATAAGTGAAAAAACAGGAAATAAAATAGAGGGAATATGTTTTGGAATACAGGGATTTTTCTTAAAATTAGCTTTTATGTTGTCAATATTAGTTTTACCATTTATATTAGTATGGAACAATAATGGAAGTGGAAATGTAACAAAAGATGGAATATATATGACAGCTATTTTTTCAGTAATATCTTTTATAATTTCAGCATATTTTTATTATAAATATGAAGAATAAAATAAAAATTAGGGGAAATTTATGGAAAATATTTATATAATCTCTATTATATTTTTCTTTTTAGAATCACTAATATATTTTATTTCGCCTATATCCATAATTTTTTTATTAATAACTTTATTAGGATATTTTTTTTTGGTATTTAAAATAAAAAATATTGAAGTTTATGTATTCGCTATAGTTTTTTTATTAAGAATAATATTAGGGATAAATTTTAGTAATTATGATGTAGGAGATATCATAGAAATTAAAACTGAGATTTTAAATGGAAAAGGAAAAATAGAAAAGATAGATAATAAATTTTTAAGAGAATATAAATCAATATATGTAGAAAATATTGAAGATGGAAATTATAAATTTATTGGAGAAATAAAAAAAATTAATGATAGATATTTAATATTGGATATTTTTGAAAAAGAAAAAAAGGTAAAAAAATCTAGTGAAGTATTTTTAGAAAGAAAAATCAATATATTAAGAAAAAAACTTTCCAATGGTTGTGTAAATTTAATTGAAGCAATGATATTGGGAGATAAAAGTAATATTTATAAAGAAATTCAAGATAAATTTAGATATTCAGGTACTAGTCATTTATTAGCAATTTCAGGTTTACATATAGGAATAATATTGGGAATTATTTTATATGTTTTAGATAAATTTTCATTAAAGAAAGAAATAAAATATATTTTTGGGTTAATTATTTTGAGTATTTATATTTTTTCTATAAAAATAAGTCCTTCTGTAATAAGAGCATATATAATGGGAGTTGTGTATATAATCAGTAATATTATTTATGAAAAAAATGATATAAAAAAATCTTTTTTAGTAGCCTTTATTATCAATCTTTTGATATATCCAAATTCTTTTTCAAATATTTCTTTTTTGATGTCATATCTTTGTGTTTTTACAATATTATGGATATATCCAAAATTTCAAATACAAATAAAAATTAAAGGGAAAAATTGGTGGAATTATTTAATATTTTTATTATCTATTCAGATAATGTTAACTCCTTTAACTTTATATTTCTTTAAAACAATAAATTTTTTATCATTTTTTATAAATATAATATTGACACCACTTGGTTCAGTTTTTATAATACTAGGATTTGGAAGTATTATAATTCCAAACGTATTTTCTAAATTTTATTTAATGATAGTAGAGGGAGTTTATATATTATTAGAAAAAAATTTAAATATTTTTGAAAAAATCCCGTACCTTAGTTTAAAAATAGAAAATCAAATAAATTTTAAAATAATAATATTAACTTATATAGTTATTTTTGGAATAATATTTAGTAAAAAATTGAAAGAATATTTAAAAAATTAAATCAAAATATAATTTTACTTTAAATTATAGGAGAGAGAATGAAAACAGTAAAAAAGGAATGTTTTATAGAATTTGAAGAAAAAAAATCAAAATTTATAGGTTATGTAAAACCTGTTTCTTCAAGAGAAGAGGCTGAAAAATTTATAGAAAAAATAAAACAAAAACACTATGATGCTACTCATAATTGTAGTGCTTATAAATTAACTGAAAATGGACAAGAATATTTTAAAGTAGATGATGATGGAGAACCTAAAGGAACTGCAGGTAAACCTATGGGAGATATAATTAATTATATGGAAGTAGAAAATTTGGTTGTAATAGCAACTAGATATTTTGGTGGAATAAAATTAGGAGCTGGAGGGTTGGTAAGAGCTTATGCTAAAACAGCTAAATTAGTTATACAAGAATCAGAGATAGTTGATTATATAGAAAAAAAAACATATCTTTTAGATTTTTCATATGATAAAGTTGGAGAAGTAGAGCAAATTATATTAAAAAATAATGATGATATATTAGAAAAAGGATATAATGATAAAGTAACCTATAAAGTTATTCTTTCTAAAAAATCTATTGAAGAATTGGAAAATAAGAAAGATATTTCAATAATAATAATTTAAAAGATTATTGACAAGTATAGAAAAAAAATATATACTTAAAATAAAAAGAAGAATGGAGGAAAATATGTTTTATAGTGCATTTATAGTTTTGAAGAATGATGAAATAAAAAGTTGGATAAATATTAATTCAAAAGAGGAATTTCTGGAAAAAGTTTGTTCTCCATTTTTAAATAATGATAAATTTCAATTTAATGGTGAAATAATTGATAAATCACAAATAAAAGAAGTTAAATTTGTAGAGACAGAAATGGAGCAAATAGGAGATTACAAACTTATTTTAAGATATATAAAAGAGACAAAATGTTATGGGGATAAATTTGTAAGTGAAAAATATCCTATCTATTATGTAAAAGATATTACAAAAGAAATTATAAAATAAATATTAATTATAATATAAGATAAAAGGCTGATATAAATTTATATAAAATTTATACAGCTTTTTTTATAAAAATACAAAAAAAAGTTGACAAATATTATTTGTTATGATAAAATTAAAACATATTTGAAACGAATACAAATTAGATTTAAAGTTTAGGATAAAATTAGGAGGAAAAAATGAAAAAGTTTAGATGTAAAGTTTGTGGTGCAGTAATAGAAGAAGGAATGGAAATTTGTCCAGTATGTAAAGTTGGTCCAGATAAATGGGAAGAAATAGTTGAAGGAGAAGGAAGAGTTTGGGCTACTGAACATAAAATTGGAGAAGGATTAGCTTGTGGAGATGAAGAAATTATTGCCGGATTAAGAGCTAACTTTGAAGGAGAATGTACAGAGGTTGGAATGTACTTAGCAATGTCAAGAGTTGCTGATAGAGAAGGATATCCAGAAGTAGCAGAAGCTTATAAAAGAATAGCTTTTGAAGAAGCTGAACATGCTGCTAAATTTGCTGAATTATTAGGAGAATGTGTAACTGATTCTACTGAGAAAAATTTATCTATGAGAGTAGAAGCTGAATATGGAGCAACAGCTGGAAAATTTGATATAGCTAAAAGAGCTAAACAATTAGGATTTGATGCTATCCATGATACAGTTCATGAAATGGCTAAAGACGAAGCTAGACATGGAAAAGCATTTACTGGATTATTAAATAGATATTTCGGAAAATAATAATAACTAAAAAATATATAGAAAGGATATTGAATTTTCAATATCCTTTTTTTATTAAAGAAATTAGATATGAGAATAGTAAAATAATAATAAAATTTAATTTATTTTCTTGATTTTTTTATTTCAATAAGGGATAATAAAAGAAAAAATTAGGAGAAAGAGAGATGAATAAAAAACCAAAAGTAGTTGTTATTGGTGGAGGAAGTGGAATTTCTGTAGTATTAAGAGGATTAAAATATCTTCCAATAGAACTTACAGCTATTGTATCAGTAGCTGATGATGGGGGGAGTAGTGGAACTTTAAGAAAAGAATTTGATTCTCCTCCTCCTGGAGATTTAAGAAATGTATTAATAGCTTTAAGTGATGTAGAACCAATAATAGAAGATGTTTTTCAATATAGATTTAAAGAAAATAGTTCTATAGGAGCTCATCCTCTAGGAAATTTATTAATAATGGCAATGAATGAAATAACAGGAAATATAGGAGAAGCAGTTGATAGGCTTAGAAAACTTTTTAATATAAAAGCCAAAATATTACCTTCTACAACAGAAAATATAGTATTGTATGCTGAAACAGAAAATGGAAAAATAATAGAAGGTGAATCTAATATACCTTTCAGTAATGAAAAAATAAAAAAAGTATTTTATAAGAATGAAAGAAAAGCTCCTATAGAGAATTTAAAAGTTTTAGAAGAAGCAGATTTAATAGTTTTTGGAATAGGAAGTTTATATACAAGTTTAATTCCTAATCTTTTGTTAGAAGGAATGAAAGAAAGTTTAAGAAAAACAAAGGGAAAAATAGTATATATTTGTAATGCTATGCAACAACCTGGAGAGACCACAGGATATAGTGCTGATGACCATATACAAGCTATTTGTGATGTGATTGGAGACAATATTATAGATGAAATCGTAGTGGACACTAGAGAAATTCCTGAAGAGATATTAAAAAGATATAAAAAACAAAATAGCGATAGAGTTATAGTAGAAAAAGAAAAAATAAAAAATAGAAATATAGAAGTAATAGATAGGGATATATTGGAAATAGATTCAAAGGGAATGATAAGACATCATCCATATAAATTATCTGCAACACTATACTCTTTAATAGATAAATGGGGAGAATTTTATAAATAATTTTTAAGAGGAGTTTTGCTGCTAAATTCAGTAATAACTCCTCTTTTTTATTTTTAGAAAATTAAAATTTCAACATCTTGGGCAAGTTTTTCTAATTTTAAATTTAATTCATTAGAAATATTTTTAGAAAGATTTTCTATAAAATTATTATCAGTATTTTGTAATTCTTGAGTAATAGAATTAGCAAGTTTTTCTTTATTTTTTTCTGATAATAACATATCTTTTCTAACTAATTTTCTAGCAAGAATAGGAATTGATTTAGTCATAAATAAAGTTTTACTTTTATTGAATCCTATACTAGTAATGAGAATTCCTAATAAAGCTCCTCCAATAAAACCAAGAGGACCAGTAGCAATAAGAGCTGTACCACTACCACCACAAATACTTCCAATTAAAACTCCAACTATTAATGAAACAACACCATTTATAATATTTTCACCTTGAAGATTTTTTATAGAAAAAGAAAGATTATTAAAATTAGTGTTTGTATCAATAGAAACAAGTTTCATTTCTTCCTTTGGAATTGAATATTTAGTACAAATATTATCAATAGAATTTTGTAAATTATGACAAAGTTTAAAAGACCAATTAATAATAATATTTTCTAATAGAGATTTGATTTGTTCAGGAGAAAGGATACTTTTAATTTGATTAGATAGAATTTCATTCATTTCTTGTATAGTATCTATCTTTCCTTTTTTCCAAAGAGAAATATTTGGAAGAACAGCATTATTTATTATATAATCTGTAAGTTTTTCTACAATGGAATAGATTAAATCATTTATTTCAATTTTTACATTTTTTTCTATAATTCCACTATTAATAAATTCTTTTACCTCTTTTCTAAATTCTCTAAGTCTTTCATCAATAATTCCAGAATAAGCTAATCCTTTTCCAATAGAAAATTCAGGTTCTTCAGAATTAACAATAATAGAGTTTGGAAAAGAAAATTTACATTGTTCTTTAAAGAATCTCATTCTAGAGGCTCCCCCTGTAAGAATAAGAAGTTTTGGTGGAGCATCTTTTGTAACTTTAGCTGCTTCATATAAAGAGTATTGTAATCCCTCCATAAAAGATTTTCCATCTAATTCTGGAATTGGTTTATTTATAATGTTTCTTATTATTTCAGGACTTGCTTTAATAGTTAAATTCTGAACTCCATCATAATATAATGAAAGAGATTCTTCATAGAATGAATCTTTATATAATTCCTCATTTGAAAAATATTTTTCTTTAACTTTTCTAGCCACTAATTGAGCATAGCAACGCCAACCATAACTTTCTTCAAAAATTTCCTCTATTTTATTTTGTTGTGTATTTGTTCTTATAGCTTCTTGTAAAAGATATTCATCGATAATTCCACTACCAAGATTATTATTTCCAAAAACTCCTATTCCTGTTTCTTTTCCATTAACAATATAAGCAAAATCTAAAGTTGAAGAACCTATATCGATAACAAGTACACTTTCTTTTAAAAGTTCTGGGTTAACTCTAATATTTTTAGCTTCTCTAGCATATAAAAAAGCTGCTCTGGATTCAGAAATAACTCTCACATTAGGAAGTCCAGAATTTTTTAATAATTCTTGATATACTTTTCTTTTTTCAAGATTCCAACCAGCTGGACAACCAACTGTTATTTGTACCTCTTCTCCTAAGGTAAAATCTTTTATTTTATTAGCTACTCCTCTAGAGAAAGTTGTAATATCTTTTTCAGAGAATTTACTTTTAAATCTAACTCTTAAAGAATTTTTATTTCCAGAAGAGATAGCTTGTTCACCTATTAAAATTTCATTTTCTTCTAAAGCCACAGCAGATATAAAACTTGCTTTTTCATCTATTGGAAGTATTATTGGTTCAATATCTTTACTTAAAGATGAAATTTGAGTAACAGTACTTTCTCCGTCACCTAAATCGAAACCTATATATCTCATATAAACTCCTTTAATTAATTTTTTTTGTAGCAATACCTCTAACTAAAATTTTATTGTTAGATTTATCTATGAAAGCTGATTTTATTGTCATTGAAGAATTTTTTGATGGTAAAATATCAAAATATTTTTCTTTATCATTTGAATATGAAATTTTTTCAATATTATTTTCTAGTAGTATACTTTGTATCTCTTTATTAAGAGAAGAGATAATATTTTCATTTTTTGTATTGTCTGCTTCATCAATTTTTTGAAATAACATTAAAATATCATTATTTAATTTTCCATCAGATTTATTTTCAAGATTGTTGAGAATTTTAAATTCTTCAATATATCTATCTATTGATTCCATAGAGTTATCCATATAATTTAAAATATTATTTATATCTATATTAATTTCTGTTTTTTGATTTTTTTCTATTTTTGATGAAATAGTTTTATATTTTTTTATAATAAAAAATAATAATATTATTTCACAAATAAAACTTAGGAAAAAAGTAAAACTAATAAAATAATATTTATTTTTTAAAGAGTTAAAACCTCCTAAAATTATGGAATAAATTAGACCACAATGAAAAATAGTAGTAAAAATATTAGATAGTTTAGAGTTTTTGACTGAATTATTTTCATTTGACCAAACAATAGTTTCACCAATAGTGTTGTAAAGATTTAGATTTTCTTTTAACATTGTAAAAATTATTCCAATTTGTTGTCTAAGTTTTATATTTTTTTCTTCAGACATAACTTCATGTTGAATAATTTCAATATTTTCTAATAAGATATTTTTGGCATCAAAAATGTTTTTTTTATTTAAAAGAGATTGATTTATACTCTCTCTTATTTCTAGCCATTTATTTTTAGCTTTCATATGATTACACCTCCACTTATAATATTTTGACGAGAAAAAAATAGATTTCGTTTAAATAAGTAAAATTTCTAGTTAAAAAAATATTTTCTCTTAGAAATTAGTAAAAATATATGGTATAATTATCATTAAGAAAAATATTAAGGAGGATTTGACTTTGGGTAAGATAATCTATGTTAGTGGTGGAGCTCGTTCAGGTAAAAGTGGATATGCAGAAGATTATATAGCTGAAAGATATAGTAAAAAGATTTATCTAGCTACAGGAATAGCTTTTGATGATGAAATGAAAGATAAAATAGAAAAGCATAAAAGAAGAAGAGGAAAAAATTGGAAAACTATAGAAAATTATAAGAATATTCCAAATCTTTTAAAAGAACATATGGAAGGGTATGATGTTATACTTTTGGATTGTTTAACAAATATGATAACTAATTATATGATATTAGATAATGAAAAAGATTGGGAAAAAATATCTATGGAAGAAATAAATGGAATAAAAAGATTTATAGTTAGAGAGATTGAAAGAATTATTCAATTCATAAGAGAAAATCCAATTGATATGGTAGTAGTAACTAATGAATTAGGAATGGGATTAGTACCAGATAATTATTTAGGAAGATATTTTAGAGAGATTGCAGGAAAAATAAATCAAATAGTGGCAAAGGAATCTGATGAAGCTTATTTTGTAGTTTCGGGAATTCCTATGAAATTAAAATAGATTTTATTTTGGAGGATAAAAATGAGAGGGTTAATATTACTTTTTAAATTTATGACAAGATTGCCAATTCCAATAGAACCTAAATTTGATTCTGAAGAATTAGGTAAAAGTATGAAATTTTTTCCTGTAGTTGGAATTGTAACAGGAATATTAATGTATATTTTTTATTTAGTAGGAGTACAATTTATTCGTTCTCCATTTGTATTAGCAACTGTATTAGTATTAATAGAAATTGGAATAACAGGGGCTATGCATCTTGATGGATTATCAGATACTTTTGATGGAATTTTTAGTTATAGAAGTAAACAAAAAATGCTTGAGATTATGAAAGATTCAAGAATAGGAGCTAATGGAGCTATTGCTTTAATTATGTATTTTTTATTAAAAATAATTATTTTAGGTTCTATTGAAATGGAAACATCTTTGATGGGATTAGGATTTTTAACACCAGAATTAAAAACTTTTGGAATGGGATTTGCATTATTAGTTTCTCCTGTAGTAGCGAGAGCTAATAGTGTACTAAATTGTGCTATGACATCATATGCTAGAAGTTCTGGAAGTGCTAAAGAATTAGTAGAACAAACAAATAGAAATGGAGCAACAATAGCAATATTAATTTCTACAGTTTATTCTCTACTTGTACAAGCTTTTGTATTCCCAAGTTTAAATCCTATATATTTAGTAAATATAATATTTGTAACTCATGTTTTAGGAGCTTATTTCGCAAAATTAATGGAAAGAAAAATTGGTGGAGTTACAGGAGATACTTTAGGAGCTGTGTTAGAATTATCACAATTAATAGTTTTATTAGGAATATATATAGCAATAGGAATAAGATAAAATGAAAAGAGTAATATTAGTAAGACATGGACAAACTACTATGAATCTTCAAAAACTTTATTATGGATTTTTAGACCCAGATATGACAGAATTAGGAAAAGAACAAGTATTAAAGGCAAGAAAAATACTAGAAAAAATGAACTATGATGAAATAATATCAAGTGATTTAAAAAGAGCCTATGAAACAGCTAAAATAATAAATTTTAAAAATTTAGAAATAAAAGTTTTTTCTGAGATAAGAGAACTAAATTTTGGTATATTTGAAGGATTAACTTATGAAGAAATTAAGGAAAAGTATCCAGAGGAATTACAAAAATCTATAGATGATTGGAAAAATTATTCTTTTATTACAGGAGAGAATCCATATGATTTACAAAATAGAGTTGTTAAGTTTATAGATGAATTAGAAGATAATAAAACTTATTTATTAGCAACTCATTGGGGAGTTATTTGTACTTTATTAAGTTACCATTTTTCAAATGGATTAGATAGTTATTGGAAATATAAAATAGATAATGGGAGTATAACAATAATTGAGTTTAGAGAAAAGTATCCTTTATTATGCCAATTAAATTTGAAAGGGGATTAACTTAAAAAATGAAAAGATTTGAGGAAAGCTTAAGGGAAATATCTTTTTTGAATAAAAATTCAGAAAGAGAATGTAAAGATATTTTAGATAAAAAAATGAAACCAATAGGAAGTTTAGGAGTAATAGAAGATATAGCTGAAAGATTATCTGGAATATTACCTTATAATTTAAAAAATATAAAACGAAAAGGATGTCATATTGTAGCTGTAGCTGA from Fusobacterium perfoetens ATCC 29250 includes:
- a CDS encoding ComEC/Rec2 family competence protein, whose product is MVFKIKNIEVYVFAIVFLLRIILGINFSNYDVGDIIEIKTEILNGKGKIEKIDNKFLREYKSIYVENIEDGNYKFIGEIKKINDRYLILDIFEKEKKVKKSSEVFLERKINILRKKLSNGCVNLIEAMILGDKSNIYKEIQDKFRYSGTSHLLAISGLHIGIILGIILYVLDKFSLKKEIKYIFGLIILSIYIFSIKISPSVIRAYIMGVVYIISNIIYEKNDIKKSFLVAFIINLLIYPNSFSNISFLMSYLCVFTILWIYPKFQIQIKIKGKNWWNYLIFLLSIQIMLTPLTLYFFKTINFLSFFINIILTPLGSVFIILGFGSIIIPNVFSKFYLMIVEGVYILLEKNLNIFEKIPYLSLKIENQINFKIIILTYIVIFGIIFSKKLKEYLKN
- a CDS encoding YigZ family protein, which translates into the protein MKTVKKECFIEFEEKKSKFIGYVKPVSSREEAEKFIEKIKQKHYDATHNCSAYKLTENGQEYFKVDDDGEPKGTAGKPMGDIINYMEVENLVVIATRYFGGIKLGAGGLVRAYAKTAKLVIQESEIVDYIEKKTYLLDFSYDKVGEVEQIILKNNDDILEKGYNDKVTYKVILSKKSIEELENKKDISIIII
- a CDS encoding ferritin family protein, with product MKKFRCKVCGAVIEEGMEICPVCKVGPDKWEEIVEGEGRVWATEHKIGEGLACGDEEIIAGLRANFEGECTEVGMYLAMSRVADREGYPEVAEAYKRIAFEEAEHAAKFAELLGECVTDSTEKNLSMRVEAEYGATAGKFDIAKRAKQLGFDAIHDTVHEMAKDEARHGKAFTGLLNRYFGK
- a CDS encoding gluconeogenesis factor YvcK family protein, which encodes MNKKPKVVVIGGGSGISVVLRGLKYLPIELTAIVSVADDGGSSGTLRKEFDSPPPGDLRNVLIALSDVEPIIEDVFQYRFKENSSIGAHPLGNLLIMAMNEITGNIGEAVDRLRKLFNIKAKILPSTTENIVLYAETENGKIIEGESNIPFSNEKIKKVFYKNERKAPIENLKVLEEADLIVFGIGSLYTSLIPNLLLEGMKESLRKTKGKIVYICNAMQQPGETTGYSADDHIQAICDVIGDNIIDEIVVDTREIPEEILKRYKKQNSDRVIVEKEKIKNRNIEVIDRDILEIDSKGMIRHHPYKLSATLYSLIDKWGEFYK
- a CDS encoding Hsp70 family protein; the encoded protein is MRYIGFDLGDGESTVTQISSLSKDIEPIILPIDEKASFISAVALEENEILIGEQAISSGNKNSLRVRFKSKFSEKDITTFSRGVANKIKDFTLGEEVQITVGCPAGWNLEKRKVYQELLKNSGLPNVRVISESRAAFLYAREAKNIRVNPELLKESVLVIDIGSSTLDFAYIVNGKETGIGVFGNNNLGSGIIDEYLLQEAIRTNTQQNKIEEIFEESYGWRCYAQLVARKVKEKYFSNEELYKDSFYEESLSLYYDGVQNLTIKASPEIIRNIINKPIPELDGKSFMEGLQYSLYEAAKVTKDAPPKLLILTGGASRMRFFKEQCKFSFPNSIIVNSEEPEFSIGKGLAYSGIIDERLREFRKEVKEFINSGIIEKNVKIEINDLIYSIVEKLTDYIINNAVLPNISLWKKGKIDTIQEMNEILSNQIKSILSPEQIKSLLENIIINWSFKLCHNLQNSIDNICTKYSIPKEEMKLVSIDTNTNFNNLSFSIKNLQGENIINGVVSLIVGVLIGSICGGSGTALIATGPLGFIGGALLGILITSIGFNKSKTLFMTKSIPILARKLVRKDMLLSEKNKEKLANSITQELQNTDNNFIENLSKNISNELNLKLEKLAQDVEILIF
- the cobU gene encoding bifunctional adenosylcobinamide kinase/adenosylcobinamide-phosphate guanylyltransferase translates to MGKIIYVSGGARSGKSGYAEDYIAERYSKKIYLATGIAFDDEMKDKIEKHKRRRGKNWKTIENYKNIPNLLKEHMEGYDVILLDCLTNMITNYMILDNEKDWEKISMEEINGIKRFIVREIERIIQFIRENPIDMVVVTNELGMGLVPDNYLGRYFREIAGKINQIVAKESDEAYFVVSGIPMKLK
- the cobS gene encoding adenosylcobinamide-GDP ribazoletransferase; translated protein: MRGLILLFKFMTRLPIPIEPKFDSEELGKSMKFFPVVGIVTGILMYIFYLVGVQFIRSPFVLATVLVLIEIGITGAMHLDGLSDTFDGIFSYRSKQKMLEIMKDSRIGANGAIALIMYFLLKIIILGSIEMETSLMGLGFLTPELKTFGMGFALLVSPVVARANSVLNCAMTSYARSSGSAKELVEQTNRNGATIAILISTVYSLLVQAFVFPSLNPIYLVNIIFVTHVLGAYFAKLMERKIGGVTGDTLGAVLELSQLIVLLGIYIAIGIR
- a CDS encoding histidine phosphatase family protein, translating into MKRVILVRHGQTTMNLQKLYYGFLDPDMTELGKEQVLKARKILEKMNYDEIISSDLKRAYETAKIINFKNLEIKVFSEIRELNFGIFEGLTYEEIKEKYPEELQKSIDDWKNYSFITGENPYDLQNRVVKFIDELEDNKTYLLATHWGVICTLLSYHFSNGLDSYWKYKIDNGSITIIEFREKYPLLCQLNLKGD